The Acinetobacter shaoyimingii DNA segment TCCACCTTCATTCCATCTGAATCTTCAAGCATATATTTATGATGCTTGTTGTGATAAGCCTTTCAACAACTCATCTAAAATTTGATGCGCAAATTGAATCCGCTTTTCATTTTCCTCCAACATCACCATCACTTTTAAACGTTGTCCACCATCCATACGATAATATGTCGGCTGTTTTTGCATCATTTGAATAATACTGATCGCCTGCACGGGAGTATCTGGTGAAAACTCTACATGGCCACCACGTTCGCTCATATCAATTTTGGTGATACCCAATTGCTCCGCTTTAATACGCAGTTGATGTACGCTAAATAGCTGTTTAACTTGTTGCGGGGGCACACCAAAACGATCAATCAACTCCATACGTATATGGTCAAGCTTCTCTAAAGTATCTGTATTACTAATACGTTTATAAAATAAAAGTCGCTGATGCACATCGCCAAGATATTCATCTGGAATACGTGCAGGCATATGTAAATTAATTTCGGCTGTGAGGCTTAAAGGCGCGTCAAAATTCGGTGTTTTACCCTGCTGAATGGCTTTGGTGGCCTTTTCCAGCATTTCCATATACAAGCTATAACCAATTGCTTGCATAGAACCACTTTGTTGCTCACCCAACAACTCACCTGCACCTCGGATTTCCAAATCTTCTGTAGCCAAGATAAACCCTGCACCTAAGTCAGATGCGCGTTGAATCGCATCTAACCGTTTTTCAGCATCACCTTTTAGGCCTTTAATTGAAGGCACCATTAAGTAAGCATAAGCTTGGTGATGCGAACGACCTACACGACCACGTAGCTGATGCAACTGCGCTAATCCCAGCTTATCGGCACGTTCTATGATAATGGTATTGGCATTTGGGACATCAATCCCTGTTTCTATAATGGTTGAACATACCAAAACATTGAATTCTTTATGGTAGAACTGTTGCATGACTTGTTCGAGTTCACGTTCACGCATTTGACCATGCGCTACTGCCACACGTGCTTCTGGTACAAGGGTACGAATATTTTCAGCAGCTCGCTCAATACTATCGACCTCATTGTGTAAGAGATAAACCTGACCACCACGCAACAATTCACGCAGAATTGCCTCTTTCATGGTGGCATCAGTTTGTTCATTGACAAAGGTTTTAACTGCCAAACGACGTGCTGGTGGCGTCGCAATAATCGATAAATCACGCATCCCAGAAAATGCCATATTCAGCGTACGTGGAATAGGTGTTGCGGTTAAGGTCAACATATCGACATCAGCACGCATAGCTTTAATACGTTCCTTGTCTCGTACGCCAAAACGATGCTCTTCATCGACAATCATTAAACCAAGATTTTTAAATTGTACATTTTCTTGCAGGATTTTATGTGTACCAATGACAATATCAACTTTACCATCTTGCAAATCTTCAATGGTTTTAACATGGGATTTATTTGAACCAAAACGTGATAAGACCTCTATACGAATTGGCCAATCTGCAAAACGATCTTTAAATGACTCGAAATGCTGCTGTGCCAACAATGTTGTGGGTACCAATACTGCAACTTGCTTATTATTTTGTACCGCAACAAAAGCTGCCCGCATCGCCACTTCTGTTTTACCAAAACCGACATCGCCACACACCAAACGATCCATGGGTTTTGCCAATTGCATATCTGCCAAGGTTGCTTCAATTGCATTGGCTTGATCCAATGTCTCTTCATAAGCAAAACCACTGGAAAATTGCATATATGGTGTTTGATCTAATTCAAAACTAAAACCAGGTTTGGCTTTACGGCGTGCTGAGATATGTAGCAATTCTGCTGCGACATCATGAATTTGTTCTAAGGCTTTACGTTTTGCCTTACTCCATGCATCTGTACCGAGCTTATGTAATGGTGCCAAGTCCGGATCACCACCGCTATAACGGCTAATCAGATGTAAATTGGTCACTGGCACATAGACTTTTGCAGCATCGGCATAATCAAGTTGTAAAAACTCATAGTCTTGTTCATCGATACTGAGTGTAACCAAACCTGCATAACGCCCCACACCATGATCAATATGGACCACTGGTGCGCCAATACTCAGTTCAGTCAGACTGCGGACGAGGAATTCTTCTGAAACTTCATGTTGACGTTTACGACGGCGCTGCACCACACGATGTTCATACAGCTGGTTTTCTGAAATCACGGTCAATTGATCATTCAGCAATAATCCACGCTCCAGTGGCGCACTGGTGATCGCAACAGAATATTGCTGTTGAATGAATTGTTGATAGTTTTCAACAACAGGAATTTCACCCAAACTTGAACGTAATGAATCTTTTAGAGTTTCTCTTCGACCTGCACTTTCAGCGACCAACAATACAGGATGATTGGCTGAATCGACATAAGCCTTGACCATATGAAATGGACGTTCATGCTTTGGATCAACAGCAAGTCTTGGTGGCTGATCTGTATTTAAGTTAATTGAACCTGATTTTTCATCAATTTTCTCAGGTGATGCAATAATTCGAGAAAATTGATTAATTGCTTCAAGCACTTGATTGGGTTGTAAGAAAATTTCTTCCGGTGCTAACAAAGGATGATCAAGATCATGTCGACGATCTTCATAACGGCGTACAATTTCTTTCCAATAATTCGTTAATTCCTCACCCACGCCTTTATCTGTAATGACAACGGAATGACTTGGTAAGTATGAAGTAATGAGACTTTGTGTCTGCATCGCTTCTTTGGTGAAAAATAATGGAAAATAATAATCTAATCCAGGTGATGCAATGCCTTCCAAAGCATCCTGATACATAGGATTTTTCTTTGGATTTGCCGTTGGAAAAGTTTCTGCATAACGATCACGAAAAATTGCACGACCTTCTTTTAACGGAAATTCTTTTGCTGGTAATACGGTAAAATTGTCTAATTTTGTGGTGGTTCTTTGCGTTTCAGGATCAAAAAACTTCAGGCTATCAATTTCATCATCAAACAAATCGATTCGAATTGGAGCATCTTGACCTGAAGCATAGATATCCATGATGCTACCACGTACCGCAAACTCTCCATGATCATAAACGGTATCAACCAAATAATAGCCTGCTTGAATCAGTCGCATTTTTTGTTGTTCTAAATCGAACTTTTGACCAACTTTTATATCGAAATGCTCACCCAATACCCAAGAGGTCGGCGCGACACGTTGTGCCAAGGTTGTACTGGATAATAACAACACACCCTTTTGTGGCATATGAGATAAAATCGATAGACGTTCAGAAACAATATCTTGATGTGGAGATAAACGATCATAAGGCAAAATTTCCCAATCAGGAAAAATCGTCGGTTTAATTCCGTAAAATTCAAGCTCACTCTCTAACTGCGACAAATGCTGATTGTTCCGCGCAATCAAAACGAATAATCGGTCTGATTGCTCAGCAATTTCTTTAAACAATAATGCTGCCGATGAACCGAGCATATTGCCGATCCAGCGTTTTTCATTAATTTTGAGTTGTTTTAAATTCAGTTGAGAGATTTCTTGTTGGAACATCTAAATAGCTTCAGGTCTAAAACATAGGCGATATCTTAACATGTCGACCTGTAGCTGAGCGTGATTTTATCAGCTTTCATTTGTGCATTTTTTATCAAATAAGCTATTTAAAGTATGATGAATAGCGTTAATGATCACGGATAAATTGACGATAATATTGATTCAGTTTTTTAACGATCGCCTTGAACTGTTGTAAATTTTCTTCTGTATTGCCCAAACGAGCGACAAAACGTTGATTCGCAATTTCCAAATCAATTTTTTCATTGATGATCATAGCCTTATCATATAAAGCTTTCAAATCATCAAATGTTTTCAATTTACGGTTTGAAAAATATTCTAAGCGCTCGGATAATTCATTAACCACTATCCCATCGATAATGTAGCCTTTTTCGGCATCCCATTGGATATTCTGTTCACGTAGATAGATTTGCTCTTCCGTTTCTTTATTCGACTTGAATAAACCTACAAATTTATCAAACATGCTTTAAAGCCTTAGTACACCATCAATTCATTCATTATAACAAATAATTTAAACTGCCAATGGCTCAATGATGCGCTAGAAAATTAAACAATCAACATCTAAGCTATGTTGATTGGTCATTTCATTAACTATTCATCTGTAGATAAATCATCTAAAAAATCGACTGTGGGTACAAAAAACAGTGTCCCCGTGGTGGCTGTACTAAAATCCAGTAAACGATCAAGGTGACCCTCAGGACTACCTTTAAACATATGATTTAACATTTGATGGGTGGTACTAAATTTTCTTGAATATCCAATGAAAAAAGTACCGTATTCATTTTTAGAAGGATTTGAAAATGGCATATTAGCACGCATAATTTTCAATTCATTGCCTTCAGCGTCATGGGCTTTGCTGACCACATTATGGGCTGTTGGTGGTTTAACATCATCAGACAACTCAACATCGTTGAATTTCTTGCGCCCAATGACTTTTTCTTGTTCTTGATCGGTTAAATTACGCCACTTTTCCATATCATGCAGATACTTTTGAATAAATGCATAACTCCCCCCTTTATAATGAGGATCTTCATCCCCCACCAAAGCATATTCAGCTGCAATTTCAGGCTCAGGATTTTCTGTTCCATCTACGAAACCAATAATCGCACGTCCATCAAAATAGCGAAAACCGTGCACTTCATCGATGGAATAGCACGCATCCTGCAATTGCTCTTGAATAATACTGCCTAACTCGTAGCACAATGCTTGCCGATCCGCTCGGATATGAAACAATAGATCGCCAGGTGTTGAAACAGCTGTATATTTCGGTCCAACTATTTCTTTAAATGTGACCAATTCTCGGGGTATAAGTTTCGTTGGAAATAATCGGTCCCATGCATTACGGCTAAATCCCAGAGTCGCATTAAAATGACTCTCAGGATAACGATTGTTTAGACTCCGTGTAAGCGCAGAAAAATTTGCCGCAAAATCAATAATGGTATTCACACACTCTTGATTCTGGTTAATGCCCAATACAATAAACATTGCATTTTCACCAGGACGGCTCATTACAGGTTGAATTCTTGTATGCGACATTTTAATTTTCCAACTTTATCTATTTTGACTCTACAACAGCTTCAACGCACTTCTATGACTTCATTCCATACAAGCAATTGAATCTAAAACTTAAAACCCACAGCTTTAAAGGTGATGATGTTATTTATCAAATGATCTAATGTTCAGAATCATCAAAACCCTCTAAGCATAGAATCTCACAACATAAAATAACGCAATAGGAATAAGGAAATGACTGTTCTTTTACAGCATTTTGTAATGTCTGTTGCTAAATAACGCTGATACTTTTATTTTTCAGTCAATTCGATGACCTCATTCTTGTAGATAGATGAGATCAATCTATTGAATTTACGTGACTTTATCCGTACTGCTGATTTAAATACTGAATAATATCCTTAGACTCGAACATCTTGATACCAGTATTTGGATCAACCAAATAAGGTACTTGGATATCCTGTTTAGGACGATTCATTACCTTTACAACTTGTTCACGTTTACCACCATTTAAAGGCACATACTTCCCTGGTTTTAATCTTAACAACGCAGGTCCTTGATCTTGCCAACGTTCTTTGGCCACATTATGAAATATAAACGGTAACTCAAGTTCACTTAATGTCGCTCGAACCACACGAGTATATGGGCTCGCTTCAAACCCCCAAAGCTCTAGCAATGCATCCGGTGCTGGACGATCTATAATTTTCTTCTTGATCCATACGCCTCGTGCGCCATTAATGATCGTGCCTGCAAGTGCGACGTACGGTATATTTGGGTATTCACTGTATTTTTGAGGTGTTTCGCCTGTTTTTCCATAATGTTTAAATAAATGGCGAATAATTTTTTTGGAATGGTAAAGCTGTTCACCCGTATTTTCATCAATGAAAAATGGAAACATTTGTTTACCACCCAGCTCCTCAACGATTTTTCGATATTTAGTGCCACCTTTCGGACAGGGATACACTTCATAATCTAAATTCAGTGTGGTCAAAACTTCACGCACACGACGACAAAATGGTGATCCTTCAAACTCGTAAAGCTTTAAAGCTTTTTCAGGTTGCTTTGGAAATGGTGTCCCGTTCGCACCACGCCCACCACCTGTGATTGATGAAGCCAGTGCTTGAGCCACTTTAATTTGATGAATCACCATTTTATTGTCCTTTTCTTATTTTTCCGTAGACCTAGATACTTCAACCCATTGCAATCAATGTATCTATTTATCAATCAACTTACAGATCAACCAATTTTTCTTTTGAAACCACAATGCCATTATTATCGGCATATACATAGTCACCCGATTGAATAGTTACTCCACCAAAGTGTAATGCGATATCCACCTCACCGATGCCTTTACGATTACTCTTTTGAGGAATTGATGCTAAAGCATGAACGCCTAAGTTCAATTCAGCAATAGCATCGACATCACGGACACAACCGTAAATAATCACACCATTCCAGTGATTTTTCACTGCTGATTCAGCAATTAAATCGCCCATCAATGCACACCGCATAGATGCACCACCATCAACAACTAATACCTTCCCCGTACCATCCGTTGCCAATAACTCTTTTACACGTGAATTATCTTCAAAACATTTCACTGTCACCACTTGCCCGCCAAAACTTTTTACAGCGCCATAGCTTTTAAAAAATTTACCATCCATCGATGGAGTTACCACTTGAATCTCTAATTCTGGATGATCATCAAGCAAATCACATGTTACAAATGCTGGTGTAGTCACAGTTCAAACTCCTCTTTATTTAAATCCCACTGTTTAAATATGCATTGACGCTAGTATTCAATCCTTATTACATACATGCATTTGAAGCTTTATTTTGCATGCTGAATATACAAGTTATCATAAATCTTCAATGTTTCATTTTGGTTTTGTGCGACCTCGACCATAGTATGAGCCACTTGCTCAGCTGTCACTGGCTTATATTTGAATGTGTCGGGTACTAAATGCGAAAAACGCTGATATAAACGCTGGGTTAATCCTTCTAAGGTACGAGATTCTTCACGTTCACCCATCAACAAAGAAGGTTGCAATATAGAAACATAAGCCAGATTTGAATGTTTTAAATGATTTTCCAACTCTCCTTTGACCTGATTGTAGAAAATTGGAGATCCAGCATTTGCACCCATTGCACTGACCAAAACATAATGCGTTTCTGTTCCTTCGAACAAATCTACAAAGTGCGCATTAATTTCAAAATCAATATTATAAAAATTGGCTTTTGATCCTGCTTTTTTGATGGTTGTGCCTAAACAGCTAAATGCATGTGTAAAATCTGCAACATCTTCATCATTGAGCATTAAAAAGTCTTCAACTTCCAATTGATTGACTTTTGTGTACTGTTTAAGTGATTCATCCTCTTTACGTACAATGGCGAGAATATGTTCACACGATTCCACCTGATTGAGTTGTTTGAGCAATTCTTTCCCCACCATACCCGTGGCTCCAATCACCACTGCGCGTTTTATCAATTTAGTCATTTTTTAATCATTCCGAGTAAGATTCATATAATTTAATGCTTTAAAGTGATTTTATCTGCATCTAAAATGTTGTCAAAGCAAGTCAAGGCTTGACTTTATTCACTCATTTAATCACAATATGGCACTTGTTTACGGGCTGGTGATATTCTTCTGAGGAAGATTTCAGAATCAATTTCAGCCCGCCCA contains these protein-coding regions:
- a CDS encoding NAD(P)H-binding protein codes for the protein MTKLIKRAVVIGATGMVGKELLKQLNQVESCEHILAIVRKEDESLKQYTKVNQLEVEDFLMLNDEDVADFTHAFSCLGTTIKKAGSKANFYNIDFEINAHFVDLFEGTETHYVLVSAMGANAGSPIFYNQVKGELENHLKHSNLAYVSILQPSLLMGEREESRTLEGLTQRLYQRFSHLVPDTFKYKPVTAEQVAHTMVEVAQNQNETLKIYDNLYIQHAK
- the rraA gene encoding ribonuclease E activity regulator RraA; the encoded protein is MTTPAFVTCDLLDDHPELEIQVVTPSMDGKFFKSYGAVKSFGGQVVTVKCFEDNSRVKELLATDGTGKVLVVDGGASMRCALMGDLIAESAVKNHWNGVIIYGCVRDVDAIAELNLGVHALASIPQKSNRKGIGEVDIALHFGGVTIQSGDYVYADNNGIVVSKEKLVDL
- a CDS encoding Dyp-type peroxidase; protein product: MSHTRIQPVMSRPGENAMFIVLGINQNQECVNTIIDFAANFSALTRSLNNRYPESHFNATLGFSRNAWDRLFPTKLIPRELVTFKEIVGPKYTAVSTPGDLLFHIRADRQALCYELGSIIQEQLQDACYSIDEVHGFRYFDGRAIIGFVDGTENPEPEIAAEYALVGDEDPHYKGGSYAFIQKYLHDMEKWRNLTDQEQEKVIGRKKFNDVELSDDVKPPTAHNVVSKAHDAEGNELKIMRANMPFSNPSKNEYGTFFIGYSRKFSTTHQMLNHMFKGSPEGHLDRLLDFSTATTGTLFFVPTVDFLDDLSTDE
- the mfd gene encoding transcription-repair coupling factor; protein product: MFQQEISQLNLKQLKINEKRWIGNMLGSSAALLFKEIAEQSDRLFVLIARNNQHLSQLESELEFYGIKPTIFPDWEILPYDRLSPHQDIVSERLSILSHMPQKGVLLLSSTTLAQRVAPTSWVLGEHFDIKVGQKFDLEQQKMRLIQAGYYLVDTVYDHGEFAVRGSIMDIYASGQDAPIRIDLFDDEIDSLKFFDPETQRTTTKLDNFTVLPAKEFPLKEGRAIFRDRYAETFPTANPKKNPMYQDALEGIASPGLDYYFPLFFTKEAMQTQSLITSYLPSHSVVITDKGVGEELTNYWKEIVRRYEDRRHDLDHPLLAPEEIFLQPNQVLEAINQFSRIIASPEKIDEKSGSINLNTDQPPRLAVDPKHERPFHMVKAYVDSANHPVLLVAESAGRRETLKDSLRSSLGEIPVVENYQQFIQQQYSVAITSAPLERGLLLNDQLTVISENQLYEHRVVQRRRKRQHEVSEEFLVRSLTELSIGAPVVHIDHGVGRYAGLVTLSIDEQDYEFLQLDYADAAKVYVPVTNLHLISRYSGGDPDLAPLHKLGTDAWSKAKRKALEQIHDVAAELLHISARRKAKPGFSFELDQTPYMQFSSGFAYEETLDQANAIEATLADMQLAKPMDRLVCGDVGFGKTEVAMRAAFVAVQNNKQVAVLVPTTLLAQQHFESFKDRFADWPIRIEVLSRFGSNKSHVKTIEDLQDGKVDIVIGTHKILQENVQFKNLGLMIVDEEHRFGVRDKERIKAMRADVDMLTLTATPIPRTLNMAFSGMRDLSIIATPPARRLAVKTFVNEQTDATMKEAILRELLRGGQVYLLHNEVDSIERAAENIRTLVPEARVAVAHGQMRERELEQVMQQFYHKEFNVLVCSTIIETGIDVPNANTIIIERADKLGLAQLHQLRGRVGRSHHQAYAYLMVPSIKGLKGDAEKRLDAIQRASDLGAGFILATEDLEIRGAGELLGEQQSGSMQAIGYSLYMEMLEKATKAIQQGKTPNFDAPLSLTAEINLHMPARIPDEYLGDVHQRLLFYKRISNTDTLEKLDHIRMELIDRFGVPPQQVKQLFSVHQLRIKAEQLGITKIDMSERGGHVEFSPDTPVQAISIIQMMQKQPTYYRMDGGQRLKVMVMLEENEKRIQFAHQILDELLKGLSQQAS
- a CDS encoding glutathione S-transferase N-terminal domain-containing protein, whose product is MVIHQIKVAQALASSITGGGRGANGTPFPKQPEKALKLYEFEGSPFCRRVREVLTTLNLDYEVYPCPKGGTKYRKIVEELGGKQMFPFFIDENTGEQLYHSKKIIRHLFKHYGKTGETPQKYSEYPNIPYVALAGTIINGARGVWIKKKIIDRPAPDALLELWGFEASPYTRVVRATLSELELPFIFHNVAKERWQDQGPALLRLKPGKYVPLNGGKREQVVKVMNRPKQDIQVPYLVDPNTGIKMFESKDIIQYLNQQYG